In Gimesia panareensis, the genomic window CCTCAATCTCGCTGACCATCCGATCGACCTGCTCGCTTGAGGAGACATCAGCCTGCACAAGCATGCCGGTGCCACCCACAGTCCGGATTTGCTGCAGCGTCTCCTCTGCATCTTCCTTTCCCTGGCGATAGTTAATGGCAACGCGGGCCCCTTCTTCCGCCAGACGCAGGCAGCAGGCCCGCCCGATTCCCCGGGAACCCCCTGTTACCAGTGCGATTCGATTCTGAAATCTTTGTGGGTGGGTAGTGGATGCTGGCATGTTTACCTCGGGACTGTTTGATTGTCATTCAGGAAAAAAGGAGTCCTGGATGATTGAGAAGGGAACTCAATCATCCAGCAGGGCGGGCATCAATGGTTTTCCCTGTGCCGTAGGAAGTTCGACTCCCAGCAGGCGGGCCATTGTGGGGGCGACGTCCAGACTCTGGACTTTACCGAGGTCGGTTCCGGGTTTAATGCCATAGCCAGAGATCACCAGAGTGGCCAGCATATCAGGCTGGTCCGGGAGGTATCCGTGAGTCCCGCCGGGTGTTTTTCGAGGAACGACGGTTTCATCGCCAGAATCGCTGTTCGTGAATGAGTAACCTGACTTTGCTGCCAGCCACAAATCGGGGGCATGGGAATCCTGTGCAGGAGTCGGCTGACCCAGTCGGGTATATTCCTCTTTACCCAGTACAGCCTGGACCCCTTCGATACCTGCCAGTTTTTTGCGAAGTTTTTCGATCGTCTGATCGCGCTGCTTGTCGTCCAGAACATAGACCATGCAGCCTCCCCCCTGTGAAAGGCAGTAGGCACGTTTTTTGTCTTTCGAAATCAGGCCTTCCTGTTTGAGGAGTACATTGGGGCGGATGTCTTTTGAGATCGGGAAGAACCCGTGATCACTGGCAACAACCAGTGTGGTTTTATCGGCGTGTGGGGAAAGCTTGATGGCTTCGACAATATCACGCAGGCGATCATCGGCGTAGCTGACAGACCAGTAGGCTTCAGTACTGCGGGGACCATGTTTGTGTTCTACATGGTCGACTTCAACCAGGTGAATGACCAGCAGGTTGGGGGGATGTTTCTGGAACAGATGGCGGGCCATCCGGGTGTAGAGCCAGTCGCGTTTGACACCTCCGCCGCTTTCACCAGTCCAGGCACCATGTTCGTCAACGGGGAGACCGTCCTGACGCAGCTCCTTCAGCCAAATCTGGGTCCCGTACCTGGGCCAGGCTTCTTTGCCAAACATGTCTGGTACCGTCCAGTCCAGAGTTCGGGCATTGCGGGACGCTGGCCAGATGATGCCGGCTGTAACCAGACCAGCCCGGTGCGCTACATCATAGATGGTTGGGACTTTGACGATCTGGTCTTTGTCAAAAAGCGGGTCGGGAATGAAAGGAACGGGAGTGGCACTTTTGCGATCGAGGTAATTGTTGCCGATCACACCGTGTTTGGCTGGTGTCGTACCAGTGACCAGGGT contains:
- a CDS encoding alkaline phosphatase family protein yields the protein MRVMFLVFILTVTILSHLPQTCDAAEPHSDRCVVLVSVDGLANFYLDDPKADMPTLRKLAREGARAQGMVCSFPTVTWPNHTTLVTGTTPAKHGVIGNNYLDRKSATPVPFIPDPLFDKDQIVKVPTIYDVAHRAGLVTAGIIWPASRNARTLDWTVPDMFGKEAWPRYGTQIWLKELRQDGLPVDEHGAWTGESGGGVKRDWLYTRMARHLFQKHPPNLLVIHLVEVDHVEHKHGPRSTEAYWSVSYADDRLRDIVEAIKLSPHADKTTLVVASDHGFFPISKDIRPNVLLKQEGLISKDKKRAYCLSQGGGCMVYVLDDKQRDQTIEKLRKKLAGIEGVQAVLGKEEYTRLGQPTPAQDSHAPDLWLAAKSGYSFTNSDSGDETVVPRKTPGGTHGYLPDQPDMLATLVISGYGIKPGTDLGKVQSLDVAPTMARLLGVELPTAQGKPLMPALLDD